A single window of Mustela erminea isolate mMusErm1 chromosome 4, mMusErm1.Pri, whole genome shotgun sequence DNA harbors:
- the NRM gene encoding nurim isoform X2 has protein sequence MAPALLLIPAALASFILAFGTGVEFVRFTSLRPLLGGIPEPGGPDARQGWLAALQDRSILVPLAWDLGLLLLFVGQHSLMATETVKAWMSRYFGVLQRSLYVACTALALQVYYHVLGLGEPLALKSPRALRLFSHLRHPVCVELLTVLWVVPTLGTDRLLLALLLTLYLGLAHGLDQQDLRYLRAQLQRKLHLLSRPQEGEAK, from the exons AtggccccagctctgctcctgatCCCTGCTGCCCTCGCCTCTTTTATCCTGGCCTTTGGCACCGGAGTGGAGTTCGTGCGCTTTACCTCTCTTCGGCCACTTCTTGGAGGGATCCCGGAGCCTGGTGGTCCGG ATGCCCGCCAGGGATGGCTGGCTGCCCTGCAGGACCGCAGTATCCTTGTCCCCCTGGCTTGGGATCTGGGTCTCCTCCTACTTTTTGTAGGGCAGCACAGCCTCATGGCAACTGAGACAGTGAAGGCGTGGATGTCTCGATATTTCGGGGTCCTTCAGAGGTCACTGTATGTCGCATGCACTGCCCTGGCCTTGCAG GTGTACTACCATGTGCTGGGGCTTGGTGAGCCTCTGGCCCTGAAGTCTCCCCGGGCTCTAAGACTCTTCTCCCATTTGCGCCACCCAGTGTGTGTGGAACTGCTGACGGTGCTGTGGGTCGTACCCACCCTGGGCACTGACCGCCTCCTCCTTGCTCTCCTCCTTACCCTCTATCTGGGCCTGGCTCATGGACTTGACCAGCAAGACCTCCGCTACCTCCGGGCCCAGTTACAAAGAAAACTCCACCTGCTCTCCCGGCCCCAGGAAGGTGAGGCCAAGTGA
- the NRM gene encoding nurim isoform X1: MAPALLLIPAALASFILAFGTGVEFVRFTSLRPLLGGIPEPGGPDARQGWLAALQDRSILVPLAWDLGLLLLFVGQHSLMATETVKAWMSRYFGVLQRSLYVACTALALQLVMRYWEPVPRGPVLWEARAEPWATWVPLLCFVLHVISWLLIFSILLVFDYAELMGLKQVYYHVLGLGEPLALKSPRALRLFSHLRHPVCVELLTVLWVVPTLGTDRLLLALLLTLYLGLAHGLDQQDLRYLRAQLQRKLHLLSRPQEGEAK, translated from the exons AtggccccagctctgctcctgatCCCTGCTGCCCTCGCCTCTTTTATCCTGGCCTTTGGCACCGGAGTGGAGTTCGTGCGCTTTACCTCTCTTCGGCCACTTCTTGGAGGGATCCCGGAGCCTGGTGGTCCGG ATGCCCGCCAGGGATGGCTGGCTGCCCTGCAGGACCGCAGTATCCTTGTCCCCCTGGCTTGGGATCTGGGTCTCCTCCTACTTTTTGTAGGGCAGCACAGCCTCATGGCAACTGAGACAGTGAAGGCGTGGATGTCTCGATATTTCGGGGTCCTTCAGAGGTCACTGTATGTCGCATGCACTGCCCTGGCCTTGCAG TTGGTGATGCGGTACTGGGAACCTGTACCTAGAGGCCCTGTGTTGTGGGAGGCTCGGGCCGAACCatgggccacctgggtgcccctgctCTGCTTTGTGCTCCACGTCATATCCTGGCTCCTCATCTTCAGCATCCTTCTCGTCTTTGACTACGCCGAGCTCATGGGCCTCAAACAG GTGTACTACCATGTGCTGGGGCTTGGTGAGCCTCTGGCCCTGAAGTCTCCCCGGGCTCTAAGACTCTTCTCCCATTTGCGCCACCCAGTGTGTGTGGAACTGCTGACGGTGCTGTGGGTCGTACCCACCCTGGGCACTGACCGCCTCCTCCTTGCTCTCCTCCTTACCCTCTATCTGGGCCTGGCTCATGGACTTGACCAGCAAGACCTCCGCTACCTCCGGGCCCAGTTACAAAGAAAACTCCACCTGCTCTCCCGGCCCCAGGAAGGTGAGGCCAAGTGA